One genomic segment of Kiritimatiella glycovorans includes these proteins:
- a CDS encoding cryptochrome/photolyase family protein yields MSNRPHSVRHLVVVLGDQLDAESAAFDGFDPRRDRVWMAEAVGEAEYVRSHKVRLALFFSAMRHFADELKQRGRPVTYHELDPHDARSSLAGRMTADLRDWKPERVIGVEPGEHRVREDLTHAAHEAGIPVEWRSDRHFLCPREVFDDWAEGRKTFRQEHFYRMMRRRTGVLMDGEEPVGGMWNYDAENRASFGREGPPDHPSPPAYRPDAITREVLELVARRFGGHPGSLDAFAWPVTRAQALDALQRFVRERLASFGRYQDAMWTGEPYLWHSLLSSSLNLHLLRPHEVLAAATAAFRDGVVPAAAAEGFVRQILGWREYVRGIYHRFMPEYAQRNALGADRPLPEFYWTGETAMACLREAIGQTLSTGYAHHIQRLMITGLYSLLLGVRPKEIHEWYLAIYLDAVEWVELPNVLGMSQYADGGLLASKPYAAGGAYIRRMSNYCRGCRYRPDRRTGDDACPFTRLYWAFLDRHRRRLKGNPRMSLALRNLDRIPKSELREIRKARPEKR; encoded by the coding sequence GTGAGTAACCGGCCCCATTCCGTCCGCCATCTCGTCGTCGTGCTCGGGGATCAGCTCGACGCGGAATCGGCGGCGTTCGACGGATTCGATCCGCGCCGCGACCGGGTCTGGATGGCGGAGGCGGTGGGCGAAGCCGAATACGTGCGGAGCCACAAGGTCCGCCTCGCCCTCTTCTTCAGCGCGATGCGCCACTTCGCCGACGAACTGAAACAGCGCGGCAGGCCCGTCACGTACCACGAACTCGACCCGCACGACGCGCGCAGTTCGCTCGCGGGACGAATGACGGCGGATCTGCGCGACTGGAAGCCCGAACGGGTCATCGGCGTCGAACCCGGCGAGCACCGTGTGCGCGAGGACCTGACGCATGCGGCCCACGAGGCGGGCATCCCGGTCGAATGGCGCTCGGACCGCCACTTCCTCTGTCCGCGCGAGGTGTTCGACGACTGGGCGGAGGGCCGGAAGACCTTCCGGCAGGAGCACTTCTACCGCATGATGCGCCGCCGCACCGGCGTGCTGATGGACGGCGAAGAGCCGGTGGGCGGCATGTGGAATTACGACGCCGAGAACCGCGCCTCGTTCGGTCGCGAGGGACCTCCGGACCACCCCTCCCCGCCGGCGTACCGTCCCGACGCGATTACGCGCGAGGTGCTGGAACTCGTCGCCCGGCGCTTCGGCGGCCATCCCGGATCGCTCGACGCGTTCGCCTGGCCGGTGACCCGCGCACAGGCGCTCGACGCGCTGCAGCGGTTCGTACGCGAGCGGCTGGCGTCGTTCGGTCGCTACCAGGACGCGATGTGGACCGGGGAGCCCTACCTGTGGCACTCGCTGCTGTCGTCGTCGTTGAACCTCCATCTCCTCCGTCCGCACGAGGTGCTCGCAGCCGCGACCGCGGCCTTCCGGGACGGCGTGGTGCCGGCCGCCGCGGCGGAGGGATTCGTGCGCCAGATCCTCGGCTGGCGCGAGTACGTGCGCGGCATCTACCACCGCTTCATGCCCGAATACGCGCAGCGCAATGCCCTCGGCGCGGATCGTCCGCTGCCGGAGTTTTACTGGACCGGCGAGACCGCGATGGCGTGTCTGCGGGAGGCGATCGGTCAGACGCTGTCGACCGGCTACGCGCACCACATCCAGCGGCTGATGATCACCGGCCTCTACAGTCTGCTGCTCGGGGTCCGGCCGAAGGAGATCCACGAGTGGTATCTCGCCATCTACCTCGACGCCGTCGAATGGGTCGAACTGCCCAACGTGCTGGGGATGTCGCAATACGCCGACGGCGGGCTGCTGGCCTCGAAACCTTACGCCGCCGGCGGGGCCTACATCCGCCGCATGAGCAACTACTGCCGCGGGTGCCGCTACCGCCCCGACCGCCGCACAGGAGACGACGCCTGCCCGTTCACCCGCCTGTACTGGGCGTTTCTCGACCGTCACCGCCGCCGGCTGAAGGGCAACCCCCGGATGAGCCTCGCGCTGCGCAACCTCGACCGCATCCCGAAAAGCGAACTCCGGGAGATCAGGAAAGCCCGTCCGGAAAAGCGCTGA
- a CDS encoding aldo/keto reductase, translating to MKTRTLGSSGIEAPVVALGTWALGGWMWGGTDRNDPVPAIHAAIDQGMTMIDTAPIYGFGLSEELVGRAISDRRDRVVLATKCGLVWNEEAGDFYFETEGRKVCKYLAPVSIRREIEASLRRLNVDTIDLYQTHWQESTTPIEDTMTELLKLKDEGKIRAIGTCNAEIDDLKAYRSAGPLDSDQEKYSMLDREKDAQLPYVQEQGLAFLSYSTLALGLLTGKIGPDRTFPESDLRSRHPRFKAAHLQRVHAMLEELRPIAKSYDLSLAQLAIAWTLARPGVTHALVGARTPGQAAENARAGDVDLSSSDMEQIDAVIARHSADIP from the coding sequence ATGAAGACGCGCACACTCGGATCATCCGGCATCGAAGCCCCCGTCGTGGCCCTCGGGACGTGGGCGCTGGGCGGATGGATGTGGGGCGGGACGGACCGCAACGACCCCGTGCCCGCCATTCACGCCGCGATCGATCAGGGGATGACGATGATCGACACGGCACCGATCTACGGATTCGGTCTCTCGGAGGAACTCGTGGGCCGGGCGATCTCCGACCGCCGCGACAGGGTCGTCCTCGCCACCAAGTGCGGGCTGGTGTGGAACGAGGAGGCCGGCGATTTCTATTTCGAAACCGAGGGCCGCAAGGTCTGCAAGTATCTCGCGCCCGTCTCCATCCGCCGCGAAATCGAAGCCAGCCTGAGGCGGCTCAACGTCGACACGATCGACCTCTACCAGACCCACTGGCAGGAATCCACCACCCCGATCGAGGACACGATGACGGAGCTGCTGAAACTCAAGGACGAGGGCAAGATCCGCGCGATCGGCACCTGCAACGCGGAGATCGACGATCTCAAGGCCTACCGCAGCGCGGGGCCGCTGGATTCGGACCAGGAGAAGTACAGCATGCTGGACCGGGAGAAGGACGCCCAGCTCCCCTATGTGCAGGAGCAGGGCCTCGCGTTCCTCTCCTACTCGACCCTCGCGCTGGGACTGCTCACCGGCAAAATCGGACCCGACCGCACCTTCCCGGAGAGCGACCTGCGCTCACGCCATCCGCGCTTCAAGGCGGCCCACCTCCAACGCGTCCACGCCATGCTCGAAGAATTGCGCCCGATCGCGAAGTCCTACGACCTCTCCCTCGCGCAGCTCGCGATCGCCTGGACCCTCGCGCGCCCCGGCGTGACGCACGCCCTCGTCGGCGCGCGGACCCCCGGGCAGGCCGCCGAAAACGCCCGCGCCGGCGACGTCGATCTGAGTTCCTCCGACATGGAACAGATCGATGCAGTCATCGCCCGCCACTCCGCGGACATTCCGTGA
- a CDS encoding helix-turn-helix transcriptional regulator — translation MTTARPDIYKVPVDRQLAGLPYKVAHDTITDEHPVALHHHELYEIFLVTEGPVRHLINDAEYELATRSVVLIRPDDLHTFRCARGRPSAQIVNVPFVTSLFRRAGELLSADQIAAVRQMKHGHAECLMTEWKALLAKVRWLEAEYRQHDSANTRILIGLVLDVVSILTAQTSDGDELPYWLRNAMNAMQLEENYLEGVPRLVELSGHSAEHVSRTMRRHLNRTPSAFVNQVRLQAAAHLLKTTEREVTDIIFEVGYESASHFNREFRKYYGVTARNYRNRAWNIGG, via the coding sequence ATGACCACGGCCCGTCCCGACATCTACAAGGTCCCGGTGGACCGGCAGCTGGCCGGTCTGCCGTACAAGGTGGCGCACGACACGATTACGGACGAACATCCGGTGGCGCTGCACCACCACGAGCTGTACGAGATCTTCCTCGTGACCGAGGGCCCGGTGCGCCATCTGATCAACGACGCCGAATATGAACTCGCGACGCGGTCGGTGGTGCTGATCCGGCCCGACGACCTGCATACCTTCCGCTGCGCGCGCGGACGCCCTTCGGCGCAGATCGTCAATGTCCCTTTCGTCACCTCGCTCTTCCGCCGCGCGGGCGAGCTGCTCAGCGCGGATCAGATCGCGGCCGTCCGCCAGATGAAGCACGGCCATGCCGAGTGTCTCATGACGGAGTGGAAAGCCCTGCTGGCGAAGGTACGCTGGCTCGAGGCGGAGTATCGCCAGCACGATTCAGCCAACACCCGGATACTGATCGGCCTGGTGCTGGACGTCGTCAGCATCCTCACGGCGCAGACGTCCGACGGCGACGAGCTGCCCTACTGGCTGCGCAATGCGATGAACGCGATGCAGCTCGAGGAGAATTACCTCGAGGGCGTGCCGCGGCTGGTCGAGCTGAGCGGTCACAGCGCGGAACACGTCAGCCGCACCATGCGCAGGCACCTGAATCGCACCCCCTCGGCGTTCGTCAACCAGGTCCGTCTGCAGGCGGCGGCGCACCTGCTCAAAACCACTGAGCGCGAGGTCACCGATATTATCTTTGAGGTCGGCTACGAGAGCGCTTCGCACTTCAACCGCGAGTTCAGGAAATACTACGGCGTCACCGCGCGCAATTACCGCAACCGGGCGTGGAATATCGGGGGATAA
- a CDS encoding PEP-CTERM sorting domain-containing protein, translating into MQAMKWMAVMAVLVMAGAVQADWSSVDDFESYTANSRIVGQNGWTNSSDSPVRSYQADAVADPDGDGKVLLFKKTGLSGGMAYLVNDSSGYAGLTGSSPQTLFMRFRYTSNTNLQTGNPAEELIGFGVTPDANIPYDDSGLTEMKQGFAVGDPDNDGDADSLMNPQQDVGTNLLADTWYNLWLVTDNQAPDSAKLYIQSSDDTRFSSQAEIAVSNTWIRGEGALAYDTLYFVANHVDGPDAYIDDIYYDNSGENLVNPIPEPATLGLMATVAGGVFLLRRFRR; encoded by the coding sequence ATGCAAGCGATGAAATGGATGGCGGTAATGGCGGTGCTGGTAATGGCGGGTGCAGTACAGGCCGACTGGAGTTCGGTGGATGACTTCGAGTCTTATACGGCGAACAGCAGGATCGTGGGTCAGAACGGGTGGACGAACTCGTCCGACAGTCCGGTGAGGTCCTATCAGGCGGATGCCGTGGCCGATCCGGACGGCGACGGTAAGGTCCTTCTCTTCAAAAAGACCGGCCTCTCGGGCGGGATGGCTTATTTGGTCAACGACAGTTCCGGCTATGCCGGTTTGACCGGGTCTTCGCCGCAGACGCTTTTCATGCGTTTCCGGTATACCTCGAACACCAATCTGCAGACGGGGAACCCCGCTGAGGAGCTGATCGGTTTTGGCGTCACTCCGGATGCGAACATTCCCTATGACGACAGCGGATTGACCGAAATGAAGCAGGGCTTCGCGGTGGGCGACCCGGACAACGATGGAGACGCGGACAGCCTGATGAATCCGCAACAGGATGTCGGCACGAATCTTCTCGCGGACACCTGGTACAATCTCTGGCTGGTGACGGATAACCAGGCGCCGGACAGCGCAAAACTCTACATCCAGTCTTCGGACGATACCCGTTTCAGTTCGCAGGCCGAGATAGCGGTCAGCAATACGTGGATTCGCGGCGAGGGTGCGTTGGCGTACGATACGCTCTATTTTGTCGCGAACCACGTAGACGGTCCGGATGCGTATATTGACGACATCTATTACGACAATTCCGGAGAGAATCTGGTCAATCCCATCCCCGAACCGGCGACGCTCGGTCTGATGGCGACGGTCGCGGGGGGGGTGTTCCTGCTGCGCCGCTTCCGCCGCTGA